The genomic DNA CAGACAAGCGATAAGAATGTGGACGAAACAGGCATAGACACCGTGTTTTGTTGATGGTACCAGATTAATATGGCAACAACTGAGTTATTGTCtgtggaacgaaaaaaaacacaaaacgggAACACTACGGGGAATACTCACATAAATGTAGGCGGCGTGTTACTAATTGAATTCGCTTTAGAAATGATTGCAAAGTCGAAAATGGTTGGAGTGATTGGCATTGCTTGACCGATCAGATCTTCCCGCACTATCACCAACGTAATGCCGGACGGGCCGATGTTCTTCTGCGCACATGCGAATATGACGCCAAACTGttgaagcaaacaaataagAAACAATGTACGCTTATCGAGAAAGTAGAACCCAAACCGGGTTTGAATTAAGAACGACAGACAAACCTTCTTCACGTCTACTCTTCGCGACAGCATATTCGACGACATATCCACCACCAACGGCACGCCGTTGGTTTCTGGCACCGAATCAAATTCAATGCCACCAATTGTTTCATTGTCACAGTAATAGACGTACGATGCTTCTGGATCGAGCTTCCATTGCTGCGAATCGGGAATGCCGGTGAATTTCTCCTGCTTGGGCACTACATAATTAATCGTTCCGTATCGTGCCGCCTCCTTTGCTGCCATCGATGACCAGCTACCCGTGACGATGTAATCTGCTTTGCCCGTTTTGCCAATTAGATTCATCGCAACGGCAGCAAACAACCCGGTACCTCCGCCCTGCATCAGCAGGATCTTATAGTTATCCGGTACGTCACTGAACAGATAGAAGACGGGATAGGGCAAAGATGAGAATGTGCACGATGCGCAACGGTCACAGTACTTACAGCAGCTCCTTGACCAGGGCCAGAGTGTCGTTGTGTAATGCAACGTACGCATTGCCTCGATGGGACATCTCCATCACGCTCATGCCACTCGTGCCATGCTCGACCAAATCTTTCTGCACCTCGCACAGCACCTCGCGCGGCAACTTGGCCGGACCTGCCCCAAAGTTGATGACCATTGTTGCACCCGTTTGCTGAGGATGATGATTATTGCGCTTGAACCAACCAACGCACACCGAGCTTCCTCGTGTGACCTTCCTCTGTGATTTCACTGTACAATCGAACACAAACCGTGTGTGCCTGTCCCGTAGTAATCGACTGTATCGCGCGCCAGACCGTTCCTGAATGTGGTCGGCGGTGGCAACAAAATTGCCGTTACGCTCTGCAAATTAACCCGATGACCACCCGTCTCAACAACCGCCCGCAAAGACTGCGCGGCCCTATCGGTATGGCTCGAGAGATGAGCCTGTTCTAACCGGTTTACAAGAACGTGGGCTACAATAGTGGTTGGCAGTAAAGAAGACCCGTTTGTCAACGAGCCAAAGGAGGAAGCACTTAGCAAAAGGGTCGGCTGGCGGTAGGTCAGCAGGGCGTGAAGCGGGAAGAAGGGGTACACGCAAACATGGTGCGCCACAGCGGCAATGCATATTCAGTTCGTGAAAGTGTTTGCCCTCTCGCTCGATCGGGCTGGATCGTCGCGATGTCCGACCCTTATCAGTCATTGTCGACTGGTTAATGTTCACAAGTTGCAAGATTCGTTCTCTCCGGCGGGCGATGACGTTGTAGTGTGCTACATTTCTGTTTGCCGATAACAGTCCTAGCAAAGCACTTGCTGACCATGCATTTTAAAGTAAATATCCAGCAATCACTGCGCTGACATCACACAAACAGATCAATCGGGCCTTCACGGccttgtgtgcgtgcgtgtgtggcaAATGGCAAATGGATCATAAACATACCGCACGGTGTTTGTGGGTAGGTTGGAAGATCGCGAACGATGTAAGTGCCCGTGACAACAGAATGTGTGTATAGTACCAACAATCGGCAACAAACAAGTTCGCCGGACCGGACCGTCCGAGCAGATTAGATTACTCGCACCGGGATGATGGGCTTCGGGGATTAAGTATGCACTCCAGTTTGTAACCCAACTCACTTGTTTACTACTTGTGTGAGCTTCATACTGTGGTGCTTGTTACAATACTTTTTTATTAACTCGTATGTATATGCATGTTTGCAGTTTGAGTGAAATACTTGCATATGGAAATGCACCGATAGCTAGTGACTTGCTGTTACTATTCATGTACATGTGTCGATGTACAATATCGTGACGACTCAGTCATCAATGCAAGGGTATCAAACTCACTCACCACTATGGGCCAGAATTGCTACATTTTTGTCTGCATTCCAtgcttaaaaaaatacaaaattttttttttgaaattaattGAGCTCTTTCTTTGCAAAATACATCTTATCACACAGTTTCGACATTAAATAAATTCCCCATAGGAGCTAAAAGAAAGGTGTATGAAAAATTTGTAATGCTCCCTACCTGAATTTCGTCCTTCCGAGTGTCTGCTAACTAGCCCAGATCGCTTTGATCAGGGGTAGTATGCGAGTAGTAAATTTTCACACGTACATATTTTGCAGGTGAAAAATGGTCTATTGATACGTCAAATCGTCTTCCTACCCTGTCTCAGTAGAACCGCGCGTTGCAGCAAAAATTGTAAACGGACCTCTTCCAGAATTTTTGACGAACAGTGTACAAAGAGGTATAGATTTGCACCTATATAGGATACGATATGCTAGTATGCCAAGGCCGCGTGCTCGGTGTGAATGACGGCAAGTTAcaacttattttttaaatgtatacagaattatttttaattttttttaacatatgTAACTCttttttgtatgatttttATAGGCTGTTATGTTGGCTTGAGGGGTGGtctggtggtagaggcgataacagcgccggtcttcacacggcaggaccggggatcaaatcccagccagaccgcctctccgtacgcagtGCTGACTACTTTCctacgggtagaatcaagttacagaaagccagaaatggcaggccgagacctctcgaggttgtagtgccaaggaagaagaagaagatgctggTTTGTATATTTGAATATTCCAGCATTTTAGCCACCACAACAGGTTTATATGTTTCCTtatagaagaagaatatgTTGGCTTGTATATTTGATTATTCCAGCATTTCAGCGACCACAACAGGTTTATATGTTTCCTATATATATTATTCTATTATATATTATCCTAGTGTGAGAAATCCTAGGAGTGGTCCaataacggcgctggtctaCTCACAGCAGGGCTGTGGAAGAAAtttcatccagaccgccttcccatACGCAGcattgactactttgctacgggaatatcaagtcacagaatgccagaaaatGGCGGGtgggatcatcatcatcattatcaatAAATGTGGCGATCTCTCACATCAATTCGAAAGGGAACAAAATCTCTGATATATCTGTACTGGTCTTCTACAAAATTTGTTACTGTATTTTCTTTAATCGGATTCCCAAAGTAACTCTTTCTCAACATGGTGCATGGTTCATCTGATTCGATTTATTCCAATGCAGTTTTGGTCTTTACTTTAAACACTTTCCCTAGGTGTTTTAAGACATCTTCTTAACCTGAGGCTTTAACGGGCTTCACATAAAGTAACaaccagtggcggatcaacctaggagcggccGCTCGAAGTCTCGTCCGCGAGGGAAGTCCTGTTGTTTTCCTCTCAAgttagaggggcctcaactgccattccgctcggggcttCCAAATACCTTAACCCGCTACTGGTAACAACGGTGAAAGGTGTTTGATCCTGGCTGCACTGCTAATTACTAACAGATACAAATGATAGGAACGATTGTGACGGTTCGGTAGTCGATACGGTAGTGACACGACAGAATCAAGAATATTGGCGACAGGGCTGTAGTGTAGCAACCTTTAGGGATACCTTAGTTTAGTAACCTTGGTTTGTTAATTGGGTAACATGGGCTAGCGAAGAATAAAACGACAGTTGTGTGGAGAACACGAGACAGAACAGACGTGCACAAACGCGATACTACATTTGGCGACGAGGAGTAAAATACAGTAATagtgaagagaagaagaagtgaaggaaagacaGATATTCTGAAAATTAAAAGCTATGAATCCTATGGGTAAGCATGATTAACATGGGAGTATGTAAGAATGGAAATATTAGGTTCAATCGACTAGTTTGGTTGCTTAAATGCAGTGAGTGGTTTTACAGAAAACCCGTGAATTGTTGGCGTTATGGAAACAGCCATGCTTAAATGCGAAGGACAAATATGAGCTTAAATGCTgagaaaatttgcatttttttttcttctc from Anopheles stephensi strain Indian chromosome 2, UCI_ANSTEP_V1.0, whole genome shotgun sequence includes the following:
- the LOC118507517 gene encoding probable phosphoserine aminotransferase, with the protein product MVINFGAGPAKLPREVLCEVQKDLVEHGTSGMSVMEMSHRGNAYVALHNDTLALVKELLDVPDNYKILLMQGGGTGLFAAVAMNLIGKTGKADYIVTGSWSSMAAKEAARYGTINYVVPKQEKFTGIPDSQQWKLDPEASYVYYCDNETIGGIEFDSVPETNGVPLVVDMSSNMLSRRVDVKKFGVIFACAQKNIGPSGITLVIVREDLIGQAMPITPTIFDFAIISKANSISNTPPTFIIYVMGRVFAWIKRNGGVDEMYRQSLVKSELIYDVIAKSSGFYYCPVDKKVRSRMNVPFRIGGASGDEELEKQFLKGAEALGMQQLKGHRSVGGIRASLYNAVTVEEATALQQYMLEFLKKHQKA